The following coding sequences are from one Clostridioides difficile ATCC 9689 = DSM 1296 window:
- a CDS encoding adenine phosphoribosyltransferase, with product MDLKNFIRNIDDFPKPGIDFKDVTTLFKDGDAFKYAVDSIVEELKDKDVDLVIGPEARGFLMGTPVAYALGVGFVPIRKPGKLPGEVESYEYGLEYGTDTLEIHKDAIKKGQKVAIVDDLLATGGTMEAAAKLVEKLGGEVVSMQFLIELKFLNGREKLSNYDVNSLIKY from the coding sequence ATGGATTTAAAAAACTTTATAAGGAATATTGATGATTTCCCAAAGCCAGGCATAGATTTTAAAGATGTGACAACTCTATTTAAAGATGGAGATGCATTTAAATATGCAGTGGATTCTATAGTTGAAGAATTGAAAGATAAAGATGTAGATTTAGTAATAGGACCAGAAGCAAGAGGATTTTTGATGGGTACACCTGTAGCATATGCTTTAGGAGTAGGATTTGTTCCAATTAGAAAACCTGGAAAGTTACCAGGTGAAGTTGAGAGTTATGAGTATGGATTAGAGTATGGTACAGATACTTTAGAGATACATAAGGATGCAATTAAAAAGGGTCAAAAAGTAGCAATAGTAGATGATTTATTGGCTACTGGTGGAACTATGGAAGCCGCTGCCAAGCTTGTAGAAAAATTAGGTGGAGAAGTAGTTTCTATGCAATTTTTGATTGAGCTAAAATTCTTAAATGGGAGAGAAAAGTTGTCTAACTATGATGTTAATTCTCTTATAAAATACTAG
- the recJ gene encoding single-stranded-DNA-specific exonuclease RecJ gives MKKWILKYKGKIEESEFSKKLNISPEICQILKNRGICTEKDSEIFMNPSLDYLRDPFLMKDMQKAVDRIKLAVEKNEKIWIYGDYDVDGVSSTSILCLYFKSIGYNVDYYIPNRLEEGYGINEDAIKLISSRGCDLIISVDCGITSVSEVNTANDLGIDVIITDHHECQSEIPSAFAVINPKQEDCNYPFDSLCGCGVAFKMIQALTPKEEFKTSMYNYLEIVTLATICDIVPLIDENRIIVKNGLKSMKEGKNIGLRELIKVCGVESDKIGSSHIGFAIGPRINASGRLGYSYLGVELFTTQSQEEAVEIASILEEKNNERQMIEAKMYHEAEEMLKSNSRYNDDKVLVLAKEGWQHGIIGIVASKLTEKYYKPTILLGIENGEATGSARSIKGFNIFEALIKCKDLMTKFGGHEQAAGLSLDSDNVEILANEINKFADYNLTEDDMIENVNVEFELQENVINLNLVEELHKLEPFGLNNPNPRFIVRNYILKDLKVIGKNQQHLKLSIEKEKSYECIGFNMSHLKSMYKVGDKVDVLFQLDENNYMGNRKVQFLLKDIRLARPKSASNDKLSLKLMSKIIPKDTQSLYNISVSDFELFDGNTDINIFDYFEKDTLIISNSINGFYRAMSDISLIDLDFNINYNIIEDVSKNTDKLELIFSPNIDKIDLKRYNNIILYDYLYNKGEYSYIYENKREESEIIKYYNKTDLLYLKNVVSNIVPSRDEFITIYKQALIKKEIDLDMVNIRETFNVIPLKFFTILNVFRELNLLDFNLNYEKNSVLIRILPKPQKKLDLNESLILNNLKNLEKQYNSSY, from the coding sequence TTGAAAAAATGGATATTGAAGTATAAAGGTAAGATAGAGGAAAGTGAATTTAGCAAAAAACTTAATATTTCCCCGGAAATCTGCCAAATTTTAAAAAATAGAGGGATATGTACTGAAAAAGATTCAGAAATATTTATGAATCCATCTTTAGATTATTTAAGAGACCCTTTTTTAATGAAAGATATGCAAAAAGCTGTTGATAGAATAAAGTTAGCAGTTGAGAAGAACGAAAAAATTTGGATTTACGGAGATTATGATGTTGATGGTGTATCATCTACATCTATCTTGTGCTTATATTTTAAGAGTATAGGTTACAATGTTGATTACTATATTCCTAATAGATTAGAAGAAGGGTATGGTATAAATGAAGATGCTATTAAGCTTATAAGCTCTAGGGGATGTGACTTGATTATAAGTGTTGACTGTGGAATTACATCAGTGTCTGAGGTCAATACAGCGAATGATTTGGGCATAGATGTTATAATTACAGACCATCATGAATGTCAAAGTGAAATTCCATCAGCCTTTGCAGTAATAAATCCAAAACAAGAAGATTGTAATTATCCATTTGATTCACTATGTGGATGTGGTGTAGCATTTAAAATGATTCAAGCCTTGACTCCAAAAGAAGAATTTAAAACTAGTATGTATAATTATTTGGAAATAGTAACACTAGCAACTATTTGTGATATTGTTCCACTTATAGATGAAAATAGAATAATTGTAAAAAATGGTTTAAAATCAATGAAAGAAGGCAAAAATATTGGATTAAGGGAGCTTATAAAAGTTTGTGGTGTAGAAAGTGATAAGATAGGTTCTTCTCATATAGGTTTTGCAATAGGTCCTAGGATAAATGCTTCAGGTCGATTGGGATATTCTTACTTAGGAGTAGAGCTATTTACTACTCAATCACAAGAAGAGGCAGTAGAAATAGCTAGTATATTGGAAGAAAAAAATAATGAAAGACAGATGATAGAAGCTAAGATGTATCATGAAGCTGAAGAAATGCTAAAGTCTAATAGCAGATACAATGATGACAAGGTGTTGGTTTTAGCTAAAGAGGGTTGGCAACATGGAATAATAGGAATTGTAGCATCAAAGTTAACTGAAAAATACTACAAACCAACAATTCTTTTAGGTATAGAAAATGGGGAGGCTACTGGTTCAGCGAGGTCAATAAAAGGATTTAATATATTTGAAGCTCTCATAAAGTGCAAAGACTTGATGACTAAGTTTGGTGGTCATGAACAAGCAGCAGGGTTATCCTTGGATTCAGACAATGTAGAAATTTTAGCAAATGAAATAAATAAATTTGCAGATTATAATTTAACTGAAGATGATATGATAGAGAATGTAAATGTCGAGTTTGAATTACAAGAAAATGTAATAAATTTAAATCTTGTAGAAGAATTACATAAGTTAGAACCCTTTGGATTAAATAATCCTAATCCTAGATTTATAGTTAGAAATTATATTTTAAAAGATTTGAAAGTTATAGGTAAGAATCAACAACATCTGAAATTAAGCATAGAAAAAGAGAAAAGCTATGAATGTATAGGATTTAATATGAGTCATTTAAAATCAATGTATAAAGTAGGAGACAAGGTAGATGTACTATTCCAATTAGATGAAAATAACTATATGGGAAATAGGAAAGTACAATTTTTACTTAAAGATATACGATTGGCTCGACCTAAAAGTGCAAGTAATGACAAACTTTCATTGAAATTAATGTCAAAAATAATACCAAAAGATACTCAAAGCCTGTATAATATATCTGTGTCTGATTTTGAATTATTTGATGGAAATACAGATATAAATATATTTGATTATTTTGAAAAAGATACACTAATAATATCTAATTCTATAAATGGATTTTATAGAGCAATGTCAGATATATCACTTATAGATTTGGATTTTAACATAAATTACAATATTATTGAAGATGTTAGCAAAAATACTGATAAATTAGAGCTTATATTTTCTCCTAATATTGATAAAATAGACTTAAAAAGATATAATAATATTATTCTTTATGATTATTTATACAATAAAGGCGAATATTCGTATATATATGAGAATAAAAGAGAAGAAAGTGAAATTATAAAATATTATAATAAAACAGACCTATTATATTTAAAGAATGTAGTTAGTAATATAGTTCCATCAAGAGATGAATTTATAACAATTTATAAACAAGCACTCATAAAAAAAGAAATTGATTTGGATATGGTAAATATAAGGGAAACTTTTAATGTAATTCCATTAAAGTTTTTTACGATATTAAATGTATTTAGAGAATTAAATTTACTTGACTTTAATTTAAATTATGAAAAAAATTCTGTACTCATAAGAATATTGCCAAAACCACAGAAAAAATTAGACTTAAATGAGAGTTTAATACTCAATAATCTAAAAAATTTAGAAAAACAATACAATAGCAGTTATTAG
- a CDS encoding ABC1 kinase family protein: MRISYRNLKRYREIGYVLIKYGFSFIVERLNIEGIAYKIPLFDPPEEIKNMTTGERMKRVLEELGPTYIKIGQILSTRKDLLDQDIIDEISKLRDDVEKFDSNIAIDIFKEEVGLSIEEIFLEFKEEPIAAASIGQVYEGVLKTGEEVIVKIQRPNIEKIIKSDLEILRTIANTLKDLKKDFNLDLVQMIEEFQTQLMRELDYTFEAINATKFSRIFKNSDEVYIPKVYSEYNTKKILVMEKVNGTKLSDVEKIRRLGYNTKTIVEIGVRSFFTQVLSHGFFHADPHPGNIFVVAKNKIAYIDFGMIGIIDNKTLNQLNEIALAGVEKNVDKIIYLLIEMDALNGEADIKGLRQDLLYLIHYYYDISIEKINVTDILNELFRFFRQYKIVMPAQFVTLAKTVITLEGTSRTLNTDFSFGSMGKEFMKHHYKSKFNPKNVVLSSRQNVEEILLDIKTIPKQLKAILKNIERNNIKMQIEDVKMTRLENCIIELTSQISLSLVLASIIVGSSLIIASPNIENNIWIKFTAIAGFFISFIIGLCLVIRSIRSKYKKD, translated from the coding sequence TTGAGAATAAGTTATAGAAATTTAAAGCGATATAGAGAAATTGGATATGTTTTAATAAAGTATGGTTTTAGTTTTATTGTAGAAAGACTAAATATAGAAGGAATTGCCTATAAAATACCACTATTTGACCCACCAGAAGAAATAAAAAATATGACAACTGGTGAGAGAATGAAAAGAGTTTTAGAAGAACTAGGACCTACATATATAAAAATAGGACAGATATTGAGTACAAGAAAAGACTTGTTAGACCAGGATATAATTGATGAAATATCAAAACTCAGAGATGATGTAGAGAAATTTGATTCAAATATAGCTATTGATATATTTAAAGAAGAAGTGGGTTTAAGTATAGAAGAAATATTCTTAGAATTTAAAGAAGAACCAATAGCAGCAGCTTCAATTGGTCAAGTTTATGAAGGTGTACTTAAAACGGGAGAAGAAGTAATCGTAAAAATTCAAAGACCAAATATAGAGAAAATAATAAAATCTGATTTAGAGATTCTTAGAACTATTGCAAATACTTTAAAAGATTTAAAAAAAGATTTTAATTTAGATTTAGTACAGATGATTGAAGAATTTCAAACTCAATTAATGAGGGAACTTGATTATACATTTGAAGCTATAAATGCAACTAAATTCTCTAGGATATTTAAAAATAGTGATGAAGTATATATACCTAAAGTATATTCAGAATATAATACTAAGAAAATTTTAGTAATGGAGAAAGTTAATGGTACAAAGTTAAGTGATGTAGAAAAAATAAGGAGACTAGGTTATAACACAAAAACTATTGTTGAAATAGGCGTTAGGTCATTTTTTACACAGGTATTATCTCATGGATTTTTTCATGCAGACCCACATCCAGGTAATATATTCGTAGTTGCTAAAAATAAGATAGCATATATAGATTTTGGAATGATTGGAATTATTGATAATAAAACTTTAAACCAATTAAATGAAATTGCATTAGCAGGTGTAGAAAAGAATGTTGACAAGATAATATATCTATTGATAGAAATGGATGCATTAAATGGAGAGGCTGATATTAAGGGACTTAGACAGGATTTACTTTATCTAATACATTATTACTATGATATTTCTATAGAAAAAATAAATGTAACAGATATATTAAATGAACTATTTAGGTTTTTTAGACAGTATAAAATAGTCATGCCTGCACAATTTGTAACTCTTGCAAAGACAGTTATAACATTAGAAGGAACAAGTAGAACTTTAAACACAGATTTTTCTTTTGGTTCTATGGGAAAAGAGTTTATGAAACATCATTATAAGAGTAAATTTAACCCTAAAAATGTTGTTTTAAGTTCAAGACAAAATGTAGAAGAAATATTACTGGACATAAAAACTATTCCAAAGCAATTAAAAGCAATTTTAAAAAATATAGAAAGAAATAATATAAAAATGCAAATTGAAGATGTTAAAATGACGAGGTTAGAAAATTGTATAATAGAGCTAACATCTCAAATATCTTTGAGTTTAGTGTTGGCATCTATTATAGTAGGTTCTTCTCTTATAATTGCATCTCCAAATATAGAAAATAATATATGGATAAAATTTACTGCAATAGCGGGTTTCTTTATATCCTTTATAATAGGCCTTTGCTTAGTTATAAGAAGTATTAGGTCAAAATACAAAAAAGATTAG
- a CDS encoding gamma carbonic anhydrase family protein, whose product MIRDYLEDKPLIDESVFVAKSADVIGNVKIGKDSSIWYNAVVRGDEGPITIGENTNIQDCSIVHGDTETIIGNNVTVGHRSIVHGCKISDNVLIGMGSIILDNAEIGEYTLIGAGTLITSNKKFPPGVLIMGSPGKVVRELTEEDKKYIDESYEWYLEAAQNQKY is encoded by the coding sequence ATGATTAGAGATTATTTAGAAGATAAACCTTTAATTGACGAAAGTGTATTTGTGGCAAAATCAGCAGATGTAATTGGAAATGTTAAAATAGGCAAAGATTCAAGTATATGGTACAATGCAGTAGTTAGGGGTGATGAAGGACCAATAACTATTGGAGAAAACACTAATATACAAGATTGTTCTATAGTGCATGGAGATACAGAAACTATAATTGGTAACAATGTAACAGTTGGGCATAGGTCTATAGTTCATGGTTGTAAAATTAGTGATAATGTGTTAATTGGTATGGGTTCAATAATATTGGATAATGCTGAAATAGGAGAATATACTCTGATAGGAGCAGGTACACTAATTACATCTAATAAGAAGTTTCCACCAGGTGTTTTGATAATGGGTTCTCCTGGTAAGGTTGTTAGAGAGCTTACAGAAGAAGATAAAAAATATATTGATGAATCTTATGAATGGTATTTAGAGGCAGCACAAAATCAAAAATATTAG
- the scfB gene encoding thioether cross-link-forming SCIFF peptide maturase yields MSMIHKFSMNGYNIVLDVNGGAVHVLDDVAYDLLDFYKEKSKEEILEILKSKYQEEKINEAYEEILNLEKEGLLYTEDTYQYHPSFVHREPVVKALCLNVAHDCNLKCKYCFAAQGDFGGEKELMSFEVGKAAIDYLIANSGSRKNLEIDFFGGEPLMNFEVVKQLVDYGRSVEKDYNKNIRFTITTNGVLLNDEIIDYINENMHNVVLSLDGRKEVNDNMRPTLNDKGSYDITLPRFKKLVEKRAKDKYYYIRGTFTRDNLDFSKDVMHFADLGFKLTSVEPVVGDESNPYALREEDLPKIFEEYEKFAVEYADRQLQGDGFKFFHFMIDLNQGPCVIKRITGCGAGNEYLSVTPNGDIYPCHQFVGNEEFKMANIFDEEIVLPENLKNMFREAHVYTKEECKQCWNKFYCSGGCHANAINFNNDISKPYELGCEMQRKRTECSIMIQAKLMLEGATN; encoded by the coding sequence ATGAGTATGATACATAAATTTTCTATGAATGGATATAATATCGTTTTAGATGTGAATGGTGGAGCTGTTCATGTGTTAGATGATGTTGCATACGATTTGTTAGATTTTTATAAAGAAAAAAGTAAAGAAGAAATATTAGAGATATTAAAATCAAAATATCAAGAAGAAAAAATAAATGAAGCATATGAAGAAATATTAAATTTGGAAAAAGAGGGTCTTTTATATACAGAAGATACATATCAATATCATCCAAGCTTTGTACATAGAGAGCCTGTAGTAAAAGCTTTATGTTTAAATGTAGCTCATGATTGTAACTTAAAATGTAAATACTGTTTTGCAGCTCAAGGTGATTTTGGAGGAGAAAAAGAACTTATGAGTTTTGAAGTTGGTAAGGCAGCAATTGACTATTTGATTGCTAATTCAGGAAGTAGAAAGAACCTAGAGATAGATTTCTTTGGTGGAGAGCCTTTGATGAACTTTGAAGTTGTAAAACAACTGGTTGACTATGGAAGAAGTGTAGAAAAAGATTATAATAAAAATATAAGATTTACAATAACTACAAATGGTGTACTGCTAAATGATGAGATTATAGATTATATAAATGAAAATATGCATAATGTAGTTTTAAGTTTAGATGGAAGAAAAGAAGTTAATGATAATATGAGACCAACTTTAAATGATAAAGGAAGTTATGATATTACATTACCACGATTTAAGAAACTTGTGGAAAAAAGAGCAAAAGATAAGTATTATTATATAAGAGGTACTTTTACAAGAGATAATTTAGATTTTTCAAAAGATGTTATGCATTTTGCAGATTTAGGATTTAAATTAACCTCTGTAGAGCCAGTCGTTGGAGATGAGAGTAATCCATATGCACTTAGAGAAGAAGATTTACCTAAGATATTTGAAGAGTACGAAAAATTTGCTGTAGAGTATGCAGATAGACAATTACAAGGAGATGGATTTAAATTTTTCCATTTTATGATAGACCTAAATCAAGGTCCATGTGTAATAAAGAGAATAACTGGATGTGGAGCTGGAAATGAGTATCTTTCTGTAACTCCAAATGGAGATATCTATCCATGTCATCAATTTGTTGGAAATGAAGAATTTAAAATGGCAAATATATTTGATGAAGAAATAGTACTTCCAGAAAATTTAAAAAATATGTTTAGAGAAGCTCATGTATATACTAAAGAAGAGTGTAAACAATGTTGGAATAAGTTTTACTGTTCAGGTGGATGTCATGCAAATGCGATAAACTTTAATAATGACATATCAAAACCATATGAATTAGGATGTGAAATGCAAAGAAAACGTACAGAGTGCTCTATAATGATACAAGCTAAGTTAATGTTAGAAGGAGCAACCAACTAA
- a CDS encoding cyclic lactone autoinducer peptide has translation MKKFIVRFMKFASSLALSTAILSANSTCPWIIHQPKVPKEISNLKKTN, from the coding sequence ATGAAAAAGTTTATTGTAAGATTTATGAAGTTTGCTAGCTCATTGGCACTTAGCACTGCTATTTTGTCAGCTAATAGTACCTGTCCTTGGATTATTCATCAGCCTAAAGTACCCAAAGAAATCAGCAATCTAAAGAAGACAAATTAA
- a CDS encoding accessory gene regulator ArgB-like protein: protein MFKRYAEKMTSVLICNNMIDNNESKVYSYGFEILIAFIVNITTMLFIGFLFGKFTYVLFFLMCYCPIRQFSGGYHADNYFRCLLTFIFIILSTILIIENINIDLFKNIIMIIASVSWVGICVLCPIEHRSNPISDREKLVYKKTAIFISTVVLLITILSLSLSIFVDYFTYSAFAMFWIFVMLVLGKLKAKV, encoded by the coding sequence ATGTTTAAAAGATATGCTGAAAAAATGACATCTGTTTTAATTTGTAATAATATGATAGATAATAATGAATCTAAAGTCTATTCTTATGGATTTGAAATATTAATAGCTTTCATAGTTAATATAACCACCATGCTGTTTATAGGTTTTTTATTTGGTAAATTTACATATGTATTATTTTTTTTAATGTGTTATTGTCCAATAAGACAATTTTCAGGAGGGTATCATGCAGACAATTATTTTAGATGCTTATTAACCTTTATTTTTATAATTTTATCTACAATCTTAATTATAGAAAATATAAATATAGACTTATTTAAAAATATTATTATGATTATTGCAAGTGTTAGTTGGGTTGGAATTTGTGTTCTGTGCCCAATAGAACATAGGAGTAACCCTATAAGTGATAGGGAAAAGTTGGTTTATAAGAAAACTGCTATATTTATATCTACAGTAGTGTTATTGATAACAATTTTAAGTCTTTCTTTGAGTATATTTGTAGATTATTTCACATATAGCGCATTTGCCATGTTTTGGATTTTTGTGATGTTAGTATTAGGTAAGTTAAAAGCTAAAGTATAA
- a CDS encoding DUF4116 domain-containing protein: MDIKNKIKSIFLPEKNDYLDDEEFEYDIENNEEDLKEDNKVHLNDLSRVKYDYRELKDIENQTEEMCLLAVKQDGTIIEFVKDKTYKVCMEAVKQTYKSLKYITNQNEDICIEAVKQNYRALYYINNKTENVLIEAIKNASTYDVMEVFKFVEEQTEDVCLAFIERASKNDVAEILKGIKEQTPAICLEAVKKDGKSLAYVKEQSNSICLEAVKENYSALSCVKEQTEEICIEAVKQNDFALYYVNEQTEKICMEAVKRSYMALQYVNKQTEEICLEAVRIDGRALQYVKEQTEEICLESVRQNGKVLQYVKKQTENICIEAVRGSFEELEIKEILSYVKIPTERIFVEAVKQNGKILKYVENQTELICLEAVRENYNALAYVKEQTEKICLEAVNQSYEALKYVKEQTEEVCLKAVKQDYRMLKYVNNQTEKICLEAVKQNYRALEFVDNQTEKVCLEAVKQNRKALQYVKQKQS; this comes from the coding sequence ATGGATATAAAGAATAAAATTAAATCTATATTTTTACCAGAAAAAAATGACTATTTAGATGATGAAGAATTTGAGTATGATATAGAAAATAATGAAGAAGATTTAAAGGAAGATAACAAAGTACATTTAAATGATTTAAGCAGAGTAAAATATGATTACAGAGAGTTAAAAGACATAGAAAACCAAACAGAAGAGATGTGTCTGCTAGCAGTAAAGCAGGATGGTACTATAATTGAGTTTGTAAAGGACAAGACTTATAAAGTATGTATGGAAGCAGTAAAACAGACATATAAATCTCTTAAGTATATAACAAATCAAAATGAGGATATTTGTATAGAAGCAGTAAAACAGAACTACAGAGCTTTGTACTACATAAATAATAAGACAGAAAATGTACTAATTGAGGCTATAAAAAATGCATCAACTTATGATGTCATGGAAGTATTTAAATTTGTGGAAGAGCAAACAGAAGATGTATGTCTAGCATTTATAGAAAGGGCATCTAAAAATGATGTTGCAGAGATATTAAAAGGAATAAAAGAGCAAACTCCAGCCATATGTTTAGAAGCTGTAAAAAAAGATGGAAAATCTTTAGCTTATGTAAAGGAACAAAGTAATAGTATATGTTTAGAAGCTGTAAAAGAAAACTACAGTGCACTATCTTGTGTAAAAGAGCAAACTGAAGAAATATGCATAGAAGCAGTAAAACAGAATGACTTTGCATTGTATTATGTAAATGAACAGACAGAAAAAATATGTATGGAAGCAGTAAAAAGAAGTTATATGGCTCTACAGTATGTAAATAAGCAAACAGAAGAGATTTGTTTGGAAGCAGTAAGAATTGATGGAAGAGCATTACAGTACGTAAAAGAGCAAACAGAAGAAATTTGCTTGGAGTCAGTTAGACAAAATGGAAAAGTACTGCAATATGTAAAAAAACAGACTGAAAATATATGTATAGAAGCAGTAAGAGGTTCATTTGAAGAACTTGAAATAAAAGAAATATTAAGTTATGTAAAGATACCAACAGAAAGAATATTTGTAGAAGCAGTAAAGCAAAATGGAAAAATTCTTAAATATGTAGAAAATCAGACAGAATTAATATGTTTAGAGGCAGTAAGAGAAAACTATAATGCTTTAGCTTATGTAAAGGAACAAACAGAAAAGATTTGTTTAGAAGCAGTTAATCAAAGTTATGAAGCGCTTAAATATGTGAAAGAACAAACAGAAGAAGTTTGTCTAAAAGCAGTAAAACAAGATTATAGAATGTTGAAATATGTAAATAATCAAACAGAAAAAATATGTTTAGAAGCAGTAAAGCAAAATTATAGAGCTTTAGAATTTGTTGATAATCAAACAGAAAAAGTTTGTCTTGAAGCAGTAAAACAGAATAGAAAAGCACTACAGTATGTAAAACAAAAACAAAGTTAA
- the ptsP gene encoding phosphoenolpyruvate--protein phosphotransferase encodes MAYKGIGASPGVALGKALVVEHSELVIEKKSIDNVEAEIAKLENAVAVSKEELVKVKEKASEELGAEEAEIFEAHLLVLEDPELIGSAIDKIKTESVNAEYALNEIKEMFVSMFESMDNEYMKERAADIKDVTNRILRHILGIKVVDLSALSEEVVLIAHDLTPSDTATMNKKMVLGFLTDIGGRTSHTAIMSRTLEIAAIVGLNDITSKVKDGDFVVFNGDTGEVIVNPDEETINKYTELKAKYEDERKALQLLKGKPSVTLDGKHVELAGNIGTPNDIEGLIKNDAEGVGLYRTEFLYMDRDSFPTEEIQYEAYKAVLEGMDGKPIVIRTLDIGGDKELSYLSMEPEMNPFLGYRAIRLCLDRKDIFKTQLRALYRASVHGRLRIMFPMISSLEELLQAKEVVKEVLAELDSEGVAYAKDVEIGMMIEVPSAAVISDVLAKHVDFFSIGTNDLIQYTCAVDRMNQKISYLYNQFNPAVLRLIKTVIDNAHKEGKWAGMCGESAGDQKMIPILLGMGLDEFSMSPISILPARKLITSVKESDMKKLADDVLNMGTAEEIKSYIEKTFNI; translated from the coding sequence ATGGCTTACAAAGGAATAGGTGCTTCTCCTGGTGTTGCTTTAGGGAAAGCGTTAGTAGTTGAACATAGTGAATTAGTAATTGAAAAAAAATCTATAGATAATGTTGAAGCTGAAATTGCTAAATTAGAAAATGCAGTTGCAGTTTCTAAAGAAGAATTAGTAAAAGTTAAGGAAAAGGCTTCTGAAGAATTAGGAGCAGAGGAAGCAGAAATATTTGAAGCACATTTATTAGTCTTAGAAGACCCAGAATTAATTGGTTCTGCAATAGATAAAATCAAAACTGAAAGTGTAAATGCAGAGTATGCTTTAAATGAAATAAAAGAGATGTTTGTTAGCATGTTTGAGTCTATGGACAATGAGTACATGAAAGAAAGAGCGGCAGATATAAAAGATGTTACAAATAGAATACTTAGACATATATTAGGAATTAAAGTTGTTGATTTATCTGCTTTAAGCGAAGAAGTTGTATTAATAGCACATGATTTAACTCCATCAGACACAGCAACTATGAATAAAAAAATGGTTTTAGGATTTTTAACTGATATAGGTGGAAGAACTTCTCATACTGCTATCATGTCTAGAACTTTAGAAATAGCTGCAATCGTTGGATTAAATGATATAACTTCAAAAGTTAAGGATGGAGATTTTGTAGTTTTCAATGGAGACACAGGTGAAGTAATCGTGAATCCTGATGAAGAGACTATAAATAAATATACTGAATTAAAAGCTAAGTATGAAGATGAGAGAAAAGCATTACAGCTATTAAAAGGAAAACCATCTGTAACTTTAGATGGAAAACATGTAGAATTAGCTGGTAACATAGGAACACCTAACGATATAGAAGGTCTAATAAAGAATGATGCTGAAGGTGTTGGTCTTTATAGAACAGAATTTTTATACATGGATAGAGATTCTTTCCCAACAGAAGAAATACAATATGAAGCATACAAAGCTGTATTAGAAGGAATGGATGGAAAGCCTATAGTTATAAGAACATTGGATATAGGTGGAGATAAAGAATTAAGTTATTTAAGTATGGAACCTGAAATGAATCCATTCTTAGGTTACAGAGCAATAAGACTTTGCCTAGATAGAAAAGATATATTTAAGACTCAATTGAGAGCTTTATATAGAGCTAGTGTTCATGGAAGATTAAGAATCATGTTCCCAATGATTTCATCTTTAGAAGAGTTGTTACAAGCTAAAGAAGTTGTAAAAGAAGTTTTAGCAGAACTTGATTCTGAAGGTGTGGCTTATGCTAAAGATGTAGAAATTGGTATGATGATAGAAGTTCCATCTGCTGCTGTGATATCTGATGTATTGGCTAAACACGTAGATTTCTTCTCTATAGGAACTAATGATTTAATTCAATACACTTGTGCAGTTGATAGAATGAATCAAAAGATAAGTTATCTTTACAATCAATTTAATCCAGCTGTTTTAAGACTTATAAAGACTGTTATAGACAATGCACACAAAGAAGGAAAATGGGCAGGTATGTGTGGAGAATCTGCTGGAGACCAAAAAATGATACCAATACTTTTAGGTATGGGATTAGACGAGTTCTCTATGTCTCCAATATCAATACTTCCTGCTAGAAAGTTAATAACTTCAGTTAAAGAGTCAGATATGAAAAAATTAGCTGATGATGTACTTAATATGGGTACTGCTGAAGAAATAAAAAGCTATATAGAAAAGACTTTTAATATATAA
- a CDS encoding HPr family phosphocarrier protein, whose protein sequence is MEKVVSIKNASGLHARPAGMFVKKAAEFKSTVEVVAKDKTVNAKSIMGIMSLGLAQGEELKLVVNGEDEEVALAAMVELVESGFGE, encoded by the coding sequence ATGGAAAAAGTAGTTAGTATCAAAAATGCAAGTGGATTACATGCTAGACCAGCAGGAATGTTTGTTAAGAAGGCAGCTGAATTTAAATCAACAGTAGAGGTTGTAGCAAAAGACAAAACTGTAAATGCAAAATCAATAATGGGAATAATGAGTTTAGGTTTAGCTCAAGGAGAAGAATTAAAGTTAGTTGTAAATGGAGAAGATGAAGAAGTAGCTTTAGCTGCAATGGTTGAATTAGTTGAAAGTGGATTTGGAGAATAG